The following proteins are encoded in a genomic region of Takifugu rubripes chromosome 21, fTakRub1.2, whole genome shotgun sequence:
- the LOC115247638 gene encoding beta,beta-carotene 9',10'-oxygenase-like, whose translation MLFVCLSCSVGAAMSSEPQNIPSWQRCPQGSGLESLAALLSSVEETPDPIPTTIKGTIPTWIKGSFLRNGPGKFEFGEESYTHWFDGMALMHRFHIQEGNVTYSSRFLRSDSYVSNSEKNRIVVSEFGTLAMPDPCKNIFARFFSRFQVPKATDNANVNFVKYKGDYYVSTETNFMRRVDPRSLETKEKVDWSQYIAVNSATAHPHYGRDGSTYNMGNSYGRSGFFYHILRVPPRDEPADATADSPDLSGARIVCSIRAPESRKPSYYHSFAMSENYVVFIEQPIKMDLLKFMLYKIQGKSFHRIMSWQPQYGTVFHLVNRHTGEESDVKYRAAAMFTLHQINAFEENGFLVMDMCCGDNGEIIGDFTLENLRRGSGDIDKFYNSLCRNLPRRYVLPLNVDRQAPLDENLVTLHHCKATAKMIKPGEVYMTHEELHDAELLQYGGLEFPQINYEEYNGRPYRFFYSCGFGHVFADSLLKMDVHTKELKVWRHPGLYPSEPVFVASPNAAEEDDGVVLSVIVTPRKEKSTFLLVLDAKTFTELGRAEVPVDIPCGTHGVFSNTC comes from the exons ATGCTCTTTGTTTGCCTGAGCTGTTCAGTGGGAGCAGCGATGTCCTCAGAGCCTCAGAACA TCCCCAGCTGGCAACGATGCCCACAGGGCAGCGGACTGGAGAGCCTGGCGGCCCTGCTGAGTTCTGTGGAGGAGACCCCTGATCCCATCCCCACCACTATCAAAGGAACGATTCCAACGTGGATCAAAGGGAGCTTCCTGAGAAATGGGCCCGGGAAGTTTGAATTTGGCGAAGAGAG CTACACCCACTGGTTCGATGGCATGGCTTTGATGCATCGGTTCCACATCCAGGAGGGAAACGTCACCTACAGCAGCCGATTCCTCCGGAGCGACTCCTACGTCAGCAACTCGGAAAAGAACCGGATCGTGGTGTCAGAGTTTGGGACGTTAGCCATGCCTGATCCCTGCAAGAACATCTTTGCACGCTTCTTTTCACGCTTTCAGGTTCCCA AGGCCACCGATAACGCCAACGTCAACTTCGTCAAGTACAAAGGAGACTATTACGTCAGCACAGAAACCAATTTCATGAGACGAGTCGACCCTCGAAGTCTGGAGACCAAAGAGAAG GTGGATTGGAGTCAATACATCGCTGTCAACTCTGCTACCGCCCACCCCCACTACGGCCGCGACGGATCAACATACAACATGGGCAACTCCTACGGCCGAAGTG GCTTTTTTTACCACATCCTCCGCGTGCCCCCACGTGACGAGCCGGCCGATGCCACGGCGGACTCCCCCGACCTGAGTGGGGCCAGAATCGTCTGCTCCATCCGGGCACCTGAGTCCAGGAAACCGTCCTATTATCACAGCTTCG CTATGTCAGAGAACTACGTTGTGTTTATCGAGCAGCCGATCAAGATGGACCTGCTGAAGTTCATGTTGTACAAAATCCAGGGGAAAAGTTTTCACAGAATCATGTCCTGGCAGCCTCAGTATGGGACCGTCTTCCACCTGgtcaacagacacacaggcgAG GAGAGTGACGTGAAGTACAGGGCAGCGGCCATGTTCACGCTGCATCAGATCAACGCCTTTGAAGAGAACGGCTTCCTGGTCATGGACATGTGCTGCGGCGACAACGGCGAGATCATCGGAGACTTCACGCTGGAGAACCTGCGCAGAGGGTCGGGAGACATAGACAAG TTTTACAACTCGCTGTGCAGAAACCTGCCGAGAAGATACGTCCTACCTTTGAACGTGGACAGACAAGCCCCCCTGGATGAGAACCTCGTCACTCTGCATCATTGCAAAGCCACAGCAAAGATGATAAAACCAGGAGAG GTTTACATGACTCATGAGGAGCTCCatgatgctgagctgctgcaatATGGCGGCCTCGAGTTCCCTCAGATCAACTACGAGGAGTACAACGGCAGACCGTACCGCTTCTTCTACTCCTGTGGCTTTGGACACGTGTTTGCTGACTCCTTGCTGAAGATGGACGTCCACACCAAGGAGCTTAAG GTGTGGCGCCATCCTGGCCTGTACCCCTCTGAACCGGTCTTTGTTGCATCGCCCAACGctgctgaggaagatgatggagTGGTCCTGTCAGTCATCGTCACGCCCAGAAAA GAGAAAAGCACgttcctcctggttctggaTGCCAAGACCTTCACCGAACTGGGCAGAGCGGAGGTCCCTGTCGATATCCCCTGTGGGACGCATGGCGTCTTTAGCAACACGTGCTAA